AAGTGAGCTACGGCAAGCTGATGATGTGGTTCTTCCTGATCTCTGATACCTTTACGTTCTCAGCTTTGCTGGTAACTTATGGTCTGATTCGGTTTAGCTATCCAGCCTGGGACCCGGCTATTTATGGGGAGGTATTTAAATTCTCAAACCTATACTGGCCAACACCTGAAATGGTGTATGCTGCCGTTCCCTTCCTGCATGGTGTACACGCTCCACTGATCTTTGTAGGGATCATGACATTTATCCTGATCTTTAGTAGTGTTACCATGGTGTTAGCCGTCGAAGCGGGACATCGGATGGATCAGGCGGATGTTGAAAAATACATGCTCTGGACTATTTTAGGTGGTTTTACGTTCCTGGGTAGCCAGGCCTGGGAGTGGTCGCACTTTATTCATGGGACAGAAACAGGTACGACAATTAGTGAAATTGTCAATGGCCAAACGATTCAACGGACTATTTTTGGTGCTAATCTGGTTGAGAACCAATACGGACCTCCGGCTTTTGCTGACTTGTTCTTCTTCATCACTGGTTTCCACGGTACACACGTATTTAGTGGTGTTATCCTGAATATTCTGATTTTCTACCGAGCAGCCACTGGCCTGTATGCTCGTCGGGGTCATTACGAAATGGTTGAGAAAGTTGGTCTGTACTGGCACTTTGTCGATCTGGTTTGGGTATTTGTATTCACGTTCTTCTATCTGGTTTAATAACCACCTTTAAAAATGTCTGATCACACACACGGGACCCATGAAGTTGGTGAAATCCCACCCGCAAATACAGGTGCTATCTGGCGTACTTTCTGGATTCTTTCAGCTATAACAGCTGTTGAATTTACCCTTGCTTACTTAATGAAAGCGGGTGGCTTACGCACATCGTTCTTCGTTATCATGACATTGGTGAAAGCCTTCTAT
This window of the Spirosoma aerolatum genome carries:
- a CDS encoding cytochrome c oxidase subunit 3, coding for MAATVTHDTLTTDSDAIFDKKTWMGGVEPMKVSYGKLMMWFFLISDTFTFSALLVTYGLIRFSYPAWDPAIYGEVFKFSNLYWPTPEMVYAAVPFLHGVHAPLIFVGIMTFILIFSSVTMVLAVEAGHRMDQADVEKYMLWTILGGFTFLGSQAWEWSHFIHGTETGTTISEIVNGQTIQRTIFGANLVENQYGPPAFADLFFFITGFHGTHVFSGVILNILIFYRAATGLYARRGHYEMVEKVGLYWHFVDLVWVFVFTFFYLV
- a CDS encoding cytochrome C oxidase subunit IV family protein → MSDHTHGTHEVGEIPPANTGAIWRTFWILSAITAVEFTLAYLMKAGGLRTSFFVIMTLVKAFYIVGEFMHLKHEVKSLIWAIVIPIVFVIWLLVALMTEGAWIGVSVFG